A genome region from Festucalex cinctus isolate MCC-2025b chromosome 17, RoL_Fcin_1.0, whole genome shotgun sequence includes the following:
- the itgb4 gene encoding integrin beta-4 isoform X2 yields MCHSQELGRRPRKEGPGPHAQAHTGGYKHSPNCWIADAKQDLVSLIIVGLLDSDWCGIRNRCRKAMGRWKLHLSVGLGLLLILMSCSYTEANYCFAIRSKTCSECLQAGKGCAYCPDETFNGPRCDLYENILAHGCSAAAVITAKSSMKIERKQQIDIQRAQSQVSPQQMSMSFLPGEEKMVDVEVFAPTKGPLDLYILMDFSNSMEDDLDNLKRMGQELASLVKKLSDDYTIGFGKFVDKVIEPQTDMRPTKLAQPWPNSDPPFSFENVIKLTSDLNFFTSELQKERISGNLDAPEGGFDAILQAAVCGDKIGWREQSTHLLVFSTESAFHYEADGANVLSGILPRNDELCHLDGEGKYTEDTKQDYPSIPTLVRLLGKHNIIPVFAVTNHSYSYYKKLQTYFPIAEVGLLQEDSSNILQVMEMAFESIRSKMSIRAEDRPKAFEAQFLSTSGKIAQYGDFDFRPGAIGKFKMRLKAQRLLDESPVCKMDMDEKEGIIRVKPTTFNAAVNVNARLLCPTCDCEKTAIPNAPRCHGNGDLVCGKCQCHDGWLSTFCNCSASASALDTRLCIGPGSTEPCSGRGDCLECGTCVCYNPDQFEGPYCQYDRTQCQRFGGFLCNDRGSCIMGRCVCSDGWEGNACECPKNNQTCLDSKGGVCNGRGKCVCGLCQCQSSGLEMTSTCEPNFQAQLGVCEATRSCAQCQAWKTGEKKDKEECAKCPFRVTMVDELKEADKVLEKCSFRDEDDDCTYHYTVENPRAPASKDLEVQVLKKKDCPAASLLWLLPLLLFLLLLLALLLLCCWKYCACCKTCCQNCLALLPCCRKGRMVGFKEDEYLLRQSLLTSDHLDTPMVRTGPLKGTDVVRWKVTDNVHRSPNHPQVLVKPNPKETIQYPISLRLNRRFSENLSRPDSRDAEQLRKEVADNLNEVYRQIPGAQKMQKTSFRTQRNAGKRQDYTIMDTILSAPRSSYPDIVKLTERNVQSGRFNDLKVLPGYYTVATDREAAGAVEFQEGVESVDVHVPLFAKEEDDDKKQLLVEATDVPLGIAKIGKRLVNITIIKEHASSVFSFLQPAYTYSRQDGVANIPISREIIEDGRTQVSYRTRDLTAKDKKDYVTVDGDLTYGPGETQKTVPVRLLELGEKDALLDDKQVKQFVMDLSNPRQGAKLGRYPRTTVTIADLPEPSVMMFKRGTQNFTTSDPNYTIPVVRTRNQDGPATVKWRTKKGQRFDLSGLLKFNPGETEKNIVIDPRTHSALGQPDSFQLELLEPSSNATVGERKTTIVNVVEGGPKSPEMAMMQQKGFVSPKNTSPGGRLLAPGNPKAKATGPRSIRLNWDPPPGNPLGYKVKYWIYGDPEKDAQVLDVKTPHAELTNLYPYCDYEMRVSAYNALGNGNDTDVVSCQTLEDVPGEPGRLAFNVISPTVTQLSWAEPAETNGNITAYEVIYTPIDDDLKQVGAAKKVKIDNPKKRMLLIENLVSAQTYQYKVRAKNGVGWGPYRDATINLASQPARPLSIPIIPDVPIVDAEAGDEYDSFLMYSNEVLKSPAGSKTPSVSGDDYMMNGKWDQNFLFPGGSVTRNLSTSSTPMSSVNSNYRGGTFTTETTTNYMSGSPLRPDMMGGIGGMHSTDVIMRKRSERGYADENIRDSIVMSNFPDIDARLSPGVPDTPSRLVFSALGPTALKVSWQEPHCEKDILGYCVLYQPLNGGEVKRINVTNPADNSVIIQDLLPNHSYLFKVKAQSQEGWGPEREGVITIESAVDPKSPLSPMPGSPFTLSTPSAPGPLVFTALSPDSLQLSWEKPRKPNGDILGYVVTCEQLHGGGDTRSFQVSGDSAETRLTVPNLTENIPYKFKVQAQTTQGFGPEREGIITIESQDGGALSQFNNQSMTRREVFNMPTDISTMSNISRTMINDPYFSDGMMMSAQHTETSGMMTRQITKEVVQRSVMGGSTVTKKMFYES; encoded by the exons gtGCAGGAAGGCGATGGGGAGATGGAAGTTGCATCTCTCAGTGGGCCTTGGGCTTTTGCTCATCCTTATGAGCTGCTCGTACACTGAAG CCAACTATTGCTTTGCCATCAGGTCCAAAACCTGCTCGGAATGCCTGCAGGCGGGAAAAGGCTGCGCCTACTGTCCTGATGAG ACCTTTAATGGACCTCGCTGTGACTTGTATGAAAACATTCTGGCTCATGGCTGCAGCGCTGCCGCCGTGATCACAGCCAAAAGCAGCATGAAGATTGAAAGG AAGCAACAGATCGACATCCAAAGGGCGCAGTCGCAGGTGTCCCCGCAGCAGATGAGTATGTCTTTTCTGCCAGGGGAAGAGAAGATGGTCGACGTGGAGGTCTTTGCTCCAACCAAAGGCCCTCTGGATCTGTACATTCTTATGGACTTCTCCAACTCCATGGAAGACGATTTGGACAACTTGAAGAGGATGGGTCAGGAACTGG ctTCACTGGTGAAAAAGCTGTCAGATGACTACACAATTGGTTTTGGAAAGTTTGTGGACAAAGTTATTGAGCCCCAAACTGATATGAGGCCTACAAA ACTTGCCCAACCATGGCCCAACAGTGACCCTCCGTTCTCCTTCGAAAACGTCATCAAGCTGACCAGCGACTTGAACTTCTTTACCAGTGAGCTTCAAAAGGAAAGAATCTCTGGCAACCTGGATGCTCCTGAGGGAGGCTTTGACGCCATCTTGCAGGCTGCAGTCTGCGGG GATAAGATCGGCTGGCGTGAACAGAGCACCCATCTTCTGGTTTTCTCCACCGAGTCCGCCTTCCACTACGAGGCTGACGGTGCCAACGTGCTGTCGGGCATCCTGCCGCGCAACGACGAGCTCTGCCACCTGGACGGCGAAGGCAAATACACAGAGGATACCAAGCAAGATTACCCCTCCATACCCACGCTGGTCCGTCTGCTCGGCAAACACAACATTATTCCCGTATTTGCCGTCACCAACCATTCCTACTCGTACTACAAG AAACTCCAAACGTATTTCCCTATTGCTGAGGTGGGCTTGCTCCAAGAGGACTCCTCCAACATCCTTCAAGTCATGGAGATGGCTTTTGAG AGCATCCGTTCTAAGATGAGCATTCGTGCAGAGGACAGACCCAAAGCCTTTGAAGCTCAGTTCCTGTCCACCAGTGGGAAAATTGCACAATATGGTGACTTTGATTTCAGGCCTGGCGCAATT GGCAAATTCAAGATGCGACTCAAAGCCCAGAGGCTGCTCGACGAGTCTCCAGTCTGTAAAATGGATATGGATGAAAAAGAGGGCATTATAAGAGTTAAACCTACGACTTTTAATGCTGCCGTGAATGTTAATGCAAGACTGCTATGTCCAACTTGTGACTGTGAGAAG ACTGCCATCCCTAACGCGCCCAGATGCCATGGCAACGGAGACCTTGTGTGCGGGAAGTGTCAGTGCCATGATGGATG GCTGAGTACGTTCTGTAACTGCTCAGCTAGTGCTTCAGCCCTCGACACCCGCCTGTGTATCGGCCCCGGATCCACGGAACCTTGTTCGGGTCGTGGGGATTGCTTGGAGTGCGGAACCTGTGTGTGCTACAACCCTGACCAGTTTGAAGGACCTTACTGCCAGTATGATCGAACCCAGTGCCAGCGATTCGGAGGCTTCCTCTGCAATG ACCGTGGCTCCTGCATTATGGGCCGCTGTGTGTGTTCTGATGGCTGGGAGGGAAATGCCTGTGAGTGTCCCAAGAACAACCAGACCTGCCTGGATAGCAAGGGG GGTGTGTGCAATGGACGTGGTAAGTGCGTTTGCGGTCTCTGTCAGTGTCAATCATCTGGTCTTGAGATGACATCAACCTGTGAGCCAAATTTCCAG GCTCAACTAGGTGTGTGTGAGGCCACACGAAGTTGTGCTCAGTGTCAGGCTTGGAAGACGGGAGAGAAGAAGGACAAGGAGGAATGTGCCAAGTGTCCTTTCAGAGTCACCATGGTGGACGAACTCAAAGAAG CGGACAAGGTGCTTGAAAAGTGCAGTTTCCGTGACGAGGATGATGACTGCACATACCACTACACGGTGGAAAACCCTAGAGCTCCAGCATCTAAAGACTTGGAGGTCCAGGTGCTGAAAAAGAAag ATTGTCCGGCTGCCAGCCTCCTCTGGCTACTCCCTCTCCTCTTGTTCCTCTTGTTACTGCTGGCACTTTTGCTGCTCTGCTGCTGGAAATACTGTGCCTGCTGCAAAACCTGCTGCCAG AACTGCCTTGCACTGCTGCCTTGCTGTAGAAAAG GTCGCATGGTTGGATTCAAGGAGGATGAGTATCTTCTCCGCCAGTCTCTGCTCACCTCAGACCACCTGGACACACCTATGGTGAGGACGGGCCCTCTCAAAGGGACCGATGTCGTTCGCTGGAAGGTTACAGATAATGTGCACCGAAGTCCGAACCACCCCCAGGTTCTAGTCAAGCCCAACCCTAAAGAAACCA TTCAGTATCCAATCTCCCTGCGGCTTAACAGGCGGTTTTCTGAGAATTTGTCTCGTCCTGACTCCAGGGATGCAGAACAGCTTCGGAAAGAAGTCGCGGATAAT CTTAATGAGGTCTACAGACAAATTCCTGGGGCCCAGAAAATGCAGAAGACCTCATTTAG AACACAGAGAAATGCTGGAAAAAG GCAGGACTACACCATCATGGACACCATCCTGTCTGCTCCTCGCAGCAGCTACCCTGATATTGTCAAGCTGACTGAGAGAAATGTCCAGTCTGGACGCTTCAACGACCTTAAAGTGTTGCCCGGCTACTACACTGTTGCGACGGACAGAG AGGCTGCAGGAGCTGTAGAGTTCCAAGAAGGTGTGGAGTCGGTGGATGTTCACGTGCCGCTCTTTGCCAAGGAAGAAGACGATGACAAGAAGCAGCTGCTGGTGGAGGCCACAGATGTGCCGCTGGGAATTGCCAAAATTGGGAAACGCTTGGTGAACATCACCATCATCAAAGAACATG CCTCCAGTGTGTTCTCCTTCCTCCAGCCGGCCTACACCTACAGCAGACAGGACGGGGTGGCCAATATTCCAATTAGCAGAGAGATCATTGAGGACGGACGCACACAAGTCTCTTATCGTACACGAGATCTCACAGCAAAGGATAAAAAA GATTACGTGACTGTGGATGGCGATCTCACTTACGGTCCTGGTGAGACCCAGAAGACCGTTCCGGTTCGTCTGCTGGAGCTGGGTGAGAAAGATGCCCTCCTGGATGACAAACAGGTCAAACAGTTCGTCATGGACCTCAGTAACCCGCGACAGGGCGCCAAGCTTGGCCGCTACCCGAGAACTACTGTCACAATTGCTGACCTACCAG AGCCCAGTGTGATGATGTTCAAGAGAGGCACCCAGAACTTCACTACATCTGACCCAAATTACACCATCCCCGTGGTGCGTACTCGCAACCAGGACGGCCCCGCTACGGTGAAATGGCGCACAAAGAAGGGCCAACGCTTTGACCTCTCCGGCCTTCTGAAGTTTAACCCTGGAGAGACCGAGAAGAATATAGTGATCGACCCAAGAACACACTCGGCGCTGGGTCAGCCTGACAGCTTCCAGTTGGAGCTTTTGGAGCCGAGTAGCAATGCCACCGTTGGAGAGAGGAAAACCACGATTGTCAATGTTGTGGAAGGAG GTCCAAAATCTCCCGAGATGGCCATGATGCAGCAGAAAGGTTTTGTCTCTCCCAAAAATACTTCGCCTGGTGGTCGCCTTCTTGCTCCTGGAAACCCGAAGGCCAAAGCAACTGGACCCAGAAGCATCCGCCTCAACTGGGACCCGCCACCCGGTAACCCCTTGGGGTACAAG GTGAAGTATTGGATCTACGGCGACCCAGAGAAAGATGCTCAGGTCTTAGATGTTAAGACTCCTCACGCCGAGCTGACCAACCTGTATCCCTATTGTGACTATGAGATGCGAGTGTCTGCCTACAATGCGTTGGGAAATGGCAATGATACGGACGTTGTTTCCTGTCAGACTCTGGAGGATG TGCCGGGCGAACCGGGCCGACTTGCCTTCAACGTCATCAGCCCGACAGTCACTCAGCTCAGTTGGGCCGAGCCTGCAGAGACTAACGGCAACATCACGGCTTACGAGGTCATCTACACGCCCATCGACGATGATCTGA AGCAAGTTGGTGCAGCCAAGAAGGTGAAGATCGACAACCCAAAGAAGCGAATGCTCTTGATTGAGAATCTTGTGAGCGCCCAGACCTATCAGTACAAAGTCCGTGCCAAGAACGGAGTCGGTTGGGGCCCCTACAGAGACGCTACCATCAACTTGGCATCACAGCCTGCAAGACCTCTGTCCA TTCCCATCATTCCAGATGTCCCCATCGTGGATGCCGAAGCAGGGGACGAGTATGACAGCTTTCTGATGTACAGCAACGAGGTGCTGAAGTCTCCTGCAGGGTCCAAGACGCCCAGCGTCTCTGGTGATG ATTACATGATGAACGGCAAGTGGGACCAGAACTTCCTCTTCCCAGGCGGTTCTGTCACACGCAACTTGTCCACGTCCTCCACTCCCATGTCGTCTGTCAACTCCAACTACAGGGGCGGCACCTTCACCACAGAAACAACCACCAACTACATGTCAG gaagtcctcTTCGACCCGACATGATGGGCGGAATAGGTGGAATGCACTCAACGGACGTCATCATGAGGAAGCGCTCGGAGAGGGGTTACGCAGACGAAAACATCCGAGACTCCATCGTCATGTCCAACTTTCCAGATATAG ATGCAAGACTCAGTCCAGGGGTCCCCGACACCCCCAGCAGATTGGTGTTTTCAGCTCTGGGTCCCACTGCCCTGAAAGTCAGCTGGCAGGAGCCCCACTGCGAGAAGGACATCCTGGGCTACTGTGTGCTCTACCAGCCGCTCAATGGAG GTGAAGTGAAGCGCATCAATGTGACCAACCCGGCGGACAACTCTGTGATCATCCAGGATCTTCTGCCCAACCACTCGTACCTGTTTAAGGTGAAGGCTCAGAGCCAAGAAGGCTGGGGCCCGGAAAGGGAGGGCGTCATCACCATCGAGTCCGCCGTCGACCCCAAGAGTCCCCTCAGCCCCATGCCAG GGTCGCCGTTCACCCTGAGCACCCCGAGTGCGCCGGGTCCCCTCGTCTTTACGGCTCTCAGCCCCGATTCCTTGCAGCTCAGTTGGGAGAAACCCAGGAAGCCCAACGGAGACATTCTCGGCTACGTGGTCACCTGCGAGCAGCTTCACGGAGGAG GTGATACGCGTTCCTTCCAGGTGAGCGGGGACAGCGCCGAAACCCGGCTGACAGTCCCCAACCTGACCGAGAACATCCCTTACAAGTTCAAAGTTCAGGCTCAGACCACTCAGGGTTTCGGCCCCGAGAGGGAGGGGATCATCACGATCGAGTCTCAGGATGGAG GGGCTTTGTCTCAGTTCAATAATCAATCAATGACAAGGAGGGAAGTTTTCAACATGCCGACTGACATCAGCACCATGAGCAACATCTCGCGCACCATGATCAACGACCCGTATTTCTCAG ACGGAATGATGATGTCGGCGCAACACACAGAAACCAGCGGCATGATGACCCGCCAAATCACCAAGGAAGTGGTCCAGAGGAGCGTCATGGGAGGGAGCACCGtcacaaagaaaatgttttacgAGTCCTAA